The following coding sequences are from one Nitrospirota bacterium window:
- a CDS encoding cyclic nucleotide-binding domain-containing protein: MQRPEPPCPHPDTSALLASVELFHGLDQPTLRKLGDEMEPVRLSAGEVLFRRGDPADSLYLVADGCLQVVFERADDTEQVLGQIAVGGCLGEIALLANQPRSATVRAIQPSELMRLTKAGLDRFLAQHPDIKQQLERLASSRQSGQSLALMDLFRGLDQSALDQVIQESAWLRLSGGDTLFRQGDPADCLYTVVSGRLEAIIQEEGGGDPMVRPIGRGTCVGEMALLTEAPRSATVRAVRDSELIRLPKAAFDRLLQAHPQAAVELSRTLARRLQQSDASRTKTTPIATIAVVPGHQAVPHARFAERLVSALGTCGGSVLHLDGSRLDRHLGKGTAQVPLNSLSNNRIVDWLNDQETQYRYLLLECDSTPSPWTKRCLRQADLILLVHTAGAYSSPGVIEMLMRSGEAGGAGARKELVLLHPDDAKAPEGTGQWLKACQVSAHHHVRADRQADYERLARILTGHSVSLVLSGGGARGFAHIGVIRAIKDCGLPIDLIGGTSMGAIIAGQYAMGRSVEEIVELNRKGFVGLAPHRDKTLPIMAMITGRKLTKMLKMMFGSRQIEDLWIKYFCVSANLTRAAMMVHQAGPLWLWTRASVAVPGAIPPVVLPNGDLLIDGGILNNLPADVMGELAQGAVIAVDVCARTDLTTNVGAHTFFSGWQLFWRRLNPLAKRVSVPNIFNILTRATMLNTLSKIETIKRQADLYLHVPTEGISIFDWKSIDRIVDIGYHSARETLENWKRNRPT, translated from the coding sequence ATGCAGCGTCCGGAACCTCCTTGCCCGCATCCCGACACCAGCGCCTTACTGGCCTCCGTGGAGCTGTTTCATGGGTTGGATCAGCCCACGCTGAGGAAGCTGGGGGACGAGATGGAGCCTGTCCGGCTGTCCGCCGGCGAGGTGCTCTTCCGCCGGGGCGATCCCGCCGACAGTCTGTATCTCGTGGCGGACGGGTGCCTGCAGGTGGTTTTCGAACGGGCCGACGACACCGAACAGGTGTTGGGGCAGATTGCCGTCGGCGGCTGCCTCGGAGAAATCGCCCTCCTCGCAAACCAGCCCCGGTCGGCGACCGTCCGTGCCATCCAGCCGTCGGAACTGATGCGTCTCACCAAGGCGGGGCTCGATCGGTTTCTGGCCCAGCATCCGGACATCAAACAACAGTTGGAGCGCTTGGCGAGCAGCCGGCAGTCCGGCCAGTCTCTTGCCTTGATGGATCTGTTCCGCGGACTCGACCAATCGGCCCTCGATCAGGTCATTCAGGAATCCGCGTGGCTGCGTCTGTCCGGGGGCGACACCCTGTTTCGGCAAGGGGATCCCGCCGATTGCCTCTACACCGTCGTGAGCGGCCGGCTCGAGGCCATCATCCAGGAGGAGGGCGGGGGTGATCCGATGGTGCGACCCATTGGGCGGGGGACTTGCGTCGGGGAGATGGCGCTGTTGACGGAGGCCCCCCGTTCGGCGACGGTGCGCGCGGTACGCGACTCGGAGTTGATCCGTCTCCCCAAAGCGGCGTTCGACCGCTTGTTGCAAGCCCATCCGCAGGCCGCCGTCGAACTGTCACGCACGCTGGCCCGGCGTCTGCAGCAATCGGATGCGTCGCGGACGAAGACGACGCCGATCGCTACCATTGCGGTGGTGCCCGGCCACCAGGCCGTCCCGCATGCCCGTTTCGCCGAACGCCTGGTCTCGGCGTTGGGGACCTGCGGCGGCTCGGTGTTGCATTTGGACGGCAGCCGGCTGGACCGGCACCTGGGGAAGGGCACGGCCCAGGTGCCGCTGAACAGTCTAAGCAACAACCGGATCGTGGATTGGCTGAACGACCAGGAAACGCAGTACCGATATCTGCTCCTGGAGTGCGACTCGACTCCCTCCCCCTGGACCAAGCGCTGCCTGCGACAAGCCGACCTGATTCTCCTCGTCCATACGGCGGGCGCCTACTCATCGCCCGGCGTGATCGAGATGCTGATGCGGTCGGGGGAAGCCGGCGGGGCCGGCGCCAGGAAAGAACTGGTCCTCCTGCATCCGGATGACGCGAAGGCACCGGAGGGCACCGGTCAATGGCTCAAAGCCTGCCAGGTGTCCGCCCATCATCACGTGCGGGCCGACCGGCAAGCGGACTACGAGCGGTTGGCCAGGATCCTGACCGGGCACTCGGTGAGCTTGGTGCTGAGCGGCGGGGGCGCGCGGGGGTTCGCCCACATCGGCGTCATCCGGGCGATCAAGGACTGCGGGTTGCCCATCGATCTCATCGGCGGCACGAGCATGGGGGCGATCATCGCCGGACAATACGCCATGGGGCGCTCCGTCGAAGAGATCGTCGAGTTGAACCGCAAGGGGTTCGTCGGGCTGGCGCCGCACCGGGACAAAACCCTGCCGATCATGGCGATGATCACCGGCCGCAAACTCACCAAGATGCTCAAGATGATGTTTGGCTCCCGGCAGATTGAAGATCTCTGGATCAAATACTTTTGCGTGTCGGCGAATCTCACGCGTGCCGCGATGATGGTCCACCAGGCCGGGCCCTTGTGGTTGTGGACCAGGGCCAGCGTGGCGGTGCCCGGCGCGATTCCGCCCGTGGTCCTGCCGAACGGAGACCTGCTGATCGACGGCGGCATCCTCAATAACCTGCCGGCCGACGTGATGGGCGAGTTAGCCCAGGGGGCCGTGATCGCGGTGGACGTCTGCGCGAGGACCGACTTGACGACCAACGTCGGCGCCCATACGTTCTTCTCGGGCTGGCAGCTGTTTTGGCGCCGGTTGAATCCCTTGGCGAAGCGCGTGTCGGTGCCCAACATCTTCAATATTCTGACCCGGGCGACGATGCTGAACACCTTGTCGAAGATCGAGACGATCAAACGACAGGCGGATCTCTATCTCCACGTCCCGACCGAAGGGATCAGCATCTTCGACTGGAAATCGATCGACCGGATCGTGGACATCGGCTATCA
- a CDS encoding DUF5069 domain-containing protein — MADTYPRSPKAMLGGIMHLGRMIDKVRLRHAGLIQDYNYLTAGFDKYLLDLLGLTGDAFERRVQAGGTDDELLAWVRREGKPLTEADIRLWNQGLLKAAPKDEAAQHRFQVRLAEIAAKRKVPVESLPSVTTWVEAIELDEGRL; from the coding sequence ATGGCCGACACCTATCCCCGCAGTCCCAAGGCGATGCTCGGCGGCATCATGCATCTCGGGCGCATGATCGACAAAGTGCGCCTGCGCCATGCCGGCTTGATTCAGGACTACAACTATCTCACGGCGGGCTTCGACAAGTACCTGCTGGATCTGCTCGGCCTGACGGGCGACGCTTTCGAACGGCGAGTGCAGGCCGGCGGCACGGACGATGAGCTGCTGGCCTGGGTGCGCCGTGAGGGCAAGCCGCTGACGGAGGCGGATATCCGGCTGTGGAACCAGGGCCTCCTGAAAGCCGCGCCCAAGGACGAGGCGGCACAACACAGGTTTCAGGTCCGGCTTGCCGAGATCGCGGCCAAACGGAAGGTGCCGGTCGAATCGCTTCCTTCGGTCACTACCTGGGTGGAGGCCATCGAGTTGGACGAAGGGCGCTTGTGA
- a CDS encoding DUF3365 domain-containing protein, with protein sequence MNKRALGMAMGAGVVGLVLWGSVAQAETYDLVARYVLETVRAFRSAYVLHVVEHTKDVGIAPKEDWVKNAHAIPLPAQFVKTAGSDLDTFEIGIIGLTPIYKSNLPKTDAETEALKSLMADPSKKIVTFSDGKQFKAMAADFAVSQSCADCHNGHPESRWRNFKKGDVMGAIVVRLSRQAN encoded by the coding sequence ATGAACAAGCGAGCCTTGGGTATGGCGATGGGGGCGGGAGTGGTCGGCTTGGTCCTGTGGGGATCCGTGGCGCAGGCGGAAACCTACGATCTGGTGGCCCGCTATGTGCTCGAAACGGTCCGCGCCTTCCGCTCCGCTTACGTGCTGCACGTCGTCGAACATACGAAGGACGTCGGTATCGCGCCCAAGGAAGACTGGGTCAAGAACGCCCATGCGATCCCGCTGCCCGCCCAGTTTGTGAAAACCGCCGGGTCCGACCTGGACACGTTCGAGATCGGCATCATCGGTCTGACCCCCATCTACAAGAGCAACCTGCCCAAGACCGACGCCGAGACGGAAGCCTTGAAAAGCCTCATGGCCGATCCCAGCAAGAAGATCGTCACCTTTTCTGACGGGAAACAGTTCAAGGCCATGGCGGCCGACTTCGCCGTCTCCCAGTCCTGCGCCGACTGCCACAACGGCCACCCGGAAAGCCGCTGGCGCAATTTCAAAAAGGGCGATGTGATGGGCGCCATCGTGGTTCGGCTGAGCCGGCAGGCGAATTAG
- a CDS encoding DUF3365 domain-containing protein, which translates to MSCWTRIKMGAALAVAAILLAVSPGRAEDNYDLVARYVLETVRAFRTAYVLNVVEHVREGGIVPKEDWIKDAHAIPLPAQFVKAAGADLESFEIGLIGLTPVYKSNLPRTQAESDALQRLTSDRSQKVVSFVDGRQFKAMAADIAVVQSCVDCHNVHPDSPWRNYKKGDIMGAVIVRLNKHEK; encoded by the coding sequence ATGTCATGCTGGACACGGATCAAGATGGGAGCGGCCCTGGCTGTTGCCGCGATCCTGCTGGCCGTCTCTCCGGGCCGGGCCGAGGACAATTATGATCTGGTCGCCCGGTACGTGCTGGAGACGGTCCGGGCGTTCCGCACGGCCTACGTGTTGAACGTGGTGGAGCATGTCCGCGAAGGGGGCATTGTTCCGAAAGAAGACTGGATCAAGGATGCCCATGCCATTCCCCTCCCCGCCCAGTTCGTGAAGGCGGCCGGCGCCGATCTGGAATCTTTCGAGATCGGGCTGATCGGCTTGACCCCGGTGTACAAGAGTAATCTCCCCCGCACCCAGGCCGAGAGCGATGCGCTCCAGCGGTTGACATCGGATCGCAGCCAGAAGGTCGTTTCCTTTGTCGACGGCAGGCAATTCAAGGCTATGGCGGCCGATATCGCGGTGGTGCAGTCCTGCGTGGACTGCCACAACGTCCACCCGGACAGTCCCTGGAGAAACTACAAGAAGGGGGACATCATGGGGGCCGTCATCGTCCGTTTGAACAAACACGAGAAATGA
- a CDS encoding SDR family oxidoreductase: MSGRLDGKVAVVTGSSSGIGKAIALTFAAEGAKVVVTARRRDLCAQVVRQITQRGGQALALPADVADEAQVERLIADTVTQYGRLDILVNNAGIGGGDRIVETSTEAFNEVIGTNLRGTFFCCRAGFRRMMQQPEGGTILNMSSVCGLQAWAGTGAYSASKHAIMALSKSLADEGRRYKIKVSAICPGGVADALVDASPEEIRRSEQISPFDIAETAVYLATLGPHAVVHHVVVDRLGADW, from the coding sequence ATGAGCGGACGTTTGGACGGCAAGGTGGCGGTCGTGACGGGCAGCAGCAGTGGGATCGGTAAGGCCATCGCCCTGACCTTCGCTGCCGAGGGGGCCAAGGTCGTCGTGACGGCCCGCCGGCGCGATCTCTGCGCGCAGGTTGTGCGGCAGATTACGCAGCGGGGCGGGCAGGCCCTGGCCCTGCCCGCGGACGTGGCCGACGAGGCGCAAGTGGAGCGGCTGATCGCCGACACGGTCACACAGTACGGCCGGCTGGACATTCTGGTGAACAACGCCGGGATCGGGGGCGGCGACCGGATCGTCGAGACGAGCACGGAAGCGTTCAACGAAGTGATCGGCACGAATCTGCGGGGCACTTTTTTCTGCTGCCGGGCCGGGTTCCGTCGGATGATGCAGCAGCCGGAGGGTGGGACGATCCTGAACATGTCCAGCGTCTGCGGGCTGCAAGCCTGGGCCGGCACCGGCGCCTACAGCGCCTCGAAACATGCCATCATGGCGCTGAGCAAATCGTTGGCGGATGAGGGGCGTCGCTACAAGATCAAAGTCAGCGCCATTTGCCCGGGCGGAGTCGCCGATGCGCTCGTGGATGCGTCGCCGGAAGAGATCCGGCGCAGCGAGCAGATCAGTCCGTTCGACATTGCGGAAACCGCCGTGTATCTGGCGACGCTGGGGCCGCATGCGGTCGTGCACCACGTGGTCGTGGACCGGTTGGGCGCCGATTGGTAG
- a CDS encoding type II toxin-antitoxin system mRNA interferase toxin, RelE/StbE family, with the protein MAWFQIAYGPNVVADLKQIEPGTAQRLLDKTKWLASNVDNLRHEPLAPDLPDLSKYAVGDWRILYSIDKDERLLAVHSIAHRRDLYGAVR; encoded by the coding sequence ATGGCTTGGTTTCAGATTGCCTATGGCCCAAACGTGGTGGCCGATTTGAAACAGATCGAGCCGGGCACGGCGCAGCGCCTGCTGGACAAGACCAAGTGGCTGGCCTCCAATGTGGACAATCTCCGCCACGAGCCCCTGGCGCCGGATTTACCCGACCTGTCGAAGTATGCGGTGGGCGACTGGCGCATCCTCTACTCGATCGACAAGGACGAACGGCTCCTGGCCGTGCACTCGATCGCCCATCGCCGGGACTTGTACGGAGCCGTCCGCTGA
- a CDS encoding FKBP-type peptidyl-prolyl cis-trans isomerase yields the protein MAEITTPSGLQYEDTREGTGPAAQSGQTVSVHYTGWLTDGKKFDSSKDRNQPFEFPLGAGRVIKGWDEGVQGMKVGGSRKLTIPANLGYGARGAGGVIPPNATLVFEVDLLKIL from the coding sequence ATGGCTGAAATCACGACGCCATCCGGACTGCAGTACGAAGACACACGGGAAGGGACCGGACCCGCCGCCCAATCGGGCCAGACGGTGTCCGTCCACTATACGGGGTGGCTGACCGACGGCAAGAAGTTCGATTCCAGCAAAGACCGCAACCAACCCTTCGAGTTTCCCTTGGGGGCGGGCCGCGTGATCAAGGGCTGGGACGAAGGCGTCCAGGGTATGAAGGTGGGCGGCAGCCGCAAACTCACCATCCCGGCCAATTTGGGCTACGGGGCGCGGGGGGCCGGAGGCGTCATCCCGCCGAACGCCACGCTGGTCTTTGAAGTGGACCTGTTGAAGATCCTCTAG
- a CDS encoding class I SAM-dependent RNA methyltransferase, translating into MDRGTQTFFAPCPRGLEDLLCAELAKLGAQDIAGTQGGVSFAGPFDLCYRVNLDSRLASRILWRIAQGSYAHEQDLYQAALRLPWPDWFPSSCTIKAKVSAKRCPLKSLDFVTLRIKDAVCDTFKSLTASRPTVETSRPDIRIDAFLDETRFTFYLDTSGEALFKRGWRKAGTEAPLRENLAAGILQLAGWTGDQVLLDPMCGGGTILQEAVMLAKRISPGLGRRFAFEKLRNFEPQRWRMLCDASRGQQTSDAQPAIFGSDRDATALRAARANLDAIGQADAVRLTQADVLDLTAPATEGLLITNPPYGVRLGDDAMLAAFYPKLGDLLKQYFPGWRAYILTADLRLPKLIGLAPSRRTPLFNGALECRLYEFKMVAGSMRRNRSEGA; encoded by the coding sequence GTGGATCGCGGCACCCAGACATTCTTTGCCCCCTGCCCGCGCGGGCTGGAAGATTTATTGTGCGCCGAACTGGCCAAACTCGGCGCGCAGGATATTGCCGGCACGCAAGGCGGCGTGAGCTTCGCCGGCCCGTTCGATCTCTGCTACCGCGTCAACCTCGACAGCCGCCTGGCCAGCCGCATCCTCTGGCGGATCGCCCAGGGTTCCTACGCGCACGAGCAGGACCTTTACCAGGCCGCCCTTCGCCTGCCCTGGCCCGACTGGTTTCCCTCCTCCTGCACGATCAAAGCCAAAGTCAGCGCCAAGCGGTGCCCGCTCAAGAGCCTCGACTTCGTCACGTTGCGGATCAAGGACGCGGTTTGCGACACGTTCAAATCCCTCACCGCAAGCCGCCCCACCGTCGAAACCAGCAGGCCCGATATCCGGATCGACGCCTTCCTGGATGAAACCCGGTTCACGTTCTATCTGGACACGTCGGGGGAAGCTCTCTTCAAACGAGGCTGGCGCAAGGCCGGAACCGAAGCCCCGCTGCGCGAAAATCTTGCCGCCGGAATCCTCCAGCTGGCCGGCTGGACCGGCGACCAGGTCCTGCTGGACCCGATGTGCGGCGGGGGGACGATTCTGCAAGAAGCGGTCATGCTGGCCAAGCGCATCAGCCCCGGACTGGGCCGCCGCTTTGCCTTCGAGAAGCTGCGCAACTTCGAGCCGCAACGTTGGCGGATGCTGTGCGACGCGAGCCGCGGGCAACAAACCAGCGACGCTCAGCCGGCCATCTTCGGGAGCGACCGGGACGCGACGGCGTTGCGCGCGGCCCGGGCCAATCTGGACGCAATCGGTCAGGCAGACGCCGTGCGGCTGACACAGGCCGATGTGTTGGACCTCACGGCACCGGCCACGGAAGGCCTGTTGATCACCAACCCGCCCTATGGGGTCCGCCTCGGTGACGACGCCATGCTGGCGGCGTTCTACCCGAAGCTGGGCGACCTGCTCAAACAGTATTTTCCAGGCTGGCGCGCCTATATTTTGACCGCCGACCTTCGCTTGCCGAAGCTGATCGGACTCGCTCCCTCCCGCCGCACGCCGCTGTTCAACGGCGCGCTGGAATGCCGGCTGTACGAGTTCAAGATGGTGGCTGGTTCGATGCGCCGCAATAGGTCGGAGGGGGCCTAG
- a CDS encoding class II aldolase/adducin family protein — protein MLTAMGDVMRHCYAKGWITTRDGNISLCKKAGKYLYITPTGFRKTIVHPEQIVKLEIVADAATAERRPRVLEQQRPSGELWMHWNIQCHTPRTRAVVHIHPTHVVAAIYRGFDLQKICADFPEISRYTKVGPSVPPLPALSREFADATADCLGVHQDGSLDYDIVGQANHGVCSVGSDPWSAYEHIERLDHICEIVLKSGVSPGVGMFDAVLR, from the coding sequence ATGCTGACGGCCATGGGCGACGTGATGCGGCACTGTTACGCCAAAGGCTGGATCACCACCAGGGACGGCAACATCAGCCTGTGCAAAAAGGCGGGCAAGTACCTCTACATCACCCCGACCGGATTCAGAAAAACGATCGTGCACCCGGAGCAGATCGTCAAGCTGGAAATCGTCGCGGATGCGGCGACAGCGGAGCGCCGGCCGCGCGTCCTGGAGCAGCAACGGCCTTCGGGAGAACTCTGGATGCATTGGAACATCCAGTGCCATACCCCGCGCACGAGAGCCGTGGTCCACATCCACCCGACCCACGTAGTTGCGGCCATCTATCGGGGATTCGACTTGCAGAAAATTTGCGCGGACTTCCCGGAGATTTCCCGGTACACGAAGGTCGGCCCGTCGGTCCCGCCGCTGCCGGCCCTCTCCCGCGAATTCGCCGACGCAACCGCGGACTGTCTGGGCGTGCACCAGGACGGTTCGTTGGACTATGACATCGTCGGGCAGGCCAACCACGGAGTCTGTTCCGTGGGGTCTGATCCCTGGTCGGCCTACGAGCACATCGAGCGGCTCGACCATATCTGTGAGATTGTACTGAAGAGCGGGGTGAGCCCCGGAGTCGGAATGTTCGACGCAGTCTTACGCTGA
- the msrB gene encoding peptide-methionine (R)-S-oxide reductase codes for MERRTLLKTLAVLGIGWLVKGMSPKPTEAKEAAMGFEVVKTDAEWKALLTPEQYQVLRHEGTEAPFKNPYHDNHAKGVYHCAGCDLPLFASEHKYDSGTGWPSFWQPINDHAVQTRTDYKLILPRTEVHCRRCGGHLGHVFEDGPKPTGLRYCMNSAAMKFVPAKA; via the coding sequence ATGGAACGACGAACCCTGCTCAAGACCCTGGCGGTCTTGGGAATCGGATGGCTGGTTAAGGGCATGAGTCCGAAACCGACCGAGGCAAAGGAGGCAGCAATGGGTTTTGAAGTGGTCAAGACAGACGCGGAATGGAAGGCGCTTCTGACGCCGGAGCAATATCAAGTCCTGCGCCATGAAGGGACCGAGGCGCCGTTCAAGAACCCCTACCACGACAACCATGCCAAGGGCGTCTACCACTGCGCCGGCTGCGACCTGCCGCTGTTTGCTTCCGAGCACAAATACGACAGCGGCACCGGTTGGCCCAGCTTCTGGCAACCGATCAACGACCACGCCGTCCAGACCAGGACGGACTACAAGCTGATCCTGCCCCGCACCGAGGTCCATTGCCGACGCTGCGGGGGACACTTGGGCCACGTGTTCGAGGACGGACCCAAGCCGACCGGCTTGCGTTACTGTATGAACAGCGCGGCCATGAAATTCGTACCGGCCAAGGCCTGA
- a CDS encoding class A beta-lactamase-related serine hydrolase, whose translation MSAIKTHAARQIWATVTLLLTLTISGCASGDAIKAPKPPATFSPQQEAQLLKTVLDALEKGGIPGAVIGIWAPDQGTWVEAFGQASLAGHQSMAVDHKFRIGSITKTATATIVLQLAGDGVIDLDQDIEKYDKKYDLKIPNAKEITIRQLLNHTSGLFSYTDDPALEAVSYANLLLYWTPQELIKYAVSHRDTAQPGKEHHYSNTGYALLGLIIEEETKHRLDEEMDRRIIQKLGLKHTSFPMLPNTTEPHANGYIANADLLRLSFNLRGNKTAELVDVTAFNPSWAWAAGAMVSDVNDLKVYAKALGTGSLVGKKMQAEQLKMIPVVPGSDVKYGLGLAEYKGWLGHRGEVPGYDISMYYSPELDATFVVCLNRTPNSVQSDALLFSLAKIVYPKKF comes from the coding sequence ATGTCCGCCATCAAGACTCACGCTGCACGACAGATCTGGGCCACGGTGACTCTTCTGCTAACCCTAACGATCAGCGGCTGCGCATCGGGCGACGCCATCAAAGCCCCCAAGCCGCCCGCCACGTTCAGCCCGCAGCAGGAAGCGCAACTGCTGAAAACCGTCCTGGACGCCTTGGAGAAAGGCGGCATTCCCGGCGCCGTCATCGGGATCTGGGCGCCGGACCAAGGCACCTGGGTCGAGGCCTTCGGCCAGGCCAGTCTCGCCGGGCACCAATCCATGGCCGTGGACCACAAGTTCCGTATCGGCAGCATCACCAAAACCGCCACCGCCACGATCGTTCTGCAACTGGCCGGCGACGGGGTGATCGATCTCGATCAGGACATCGAGAAGTACGACAAGAAATACGACCTCAAGATTCCCAACGCCAAAGAGATCACGATCCGCCAGTTGCTGAACCACACCAGCGGCCTCTTCAGCTACACCGACGATCCGGCGCTGGAAGCGGTCAGTTACGCCAACCTGCTCCTCTATTGGACGCCGCAGGAATTGATCAAGTACGCCGTCTCCCACCGGGACACCGCACAGCCCGGCAAGGAACACCATTACTCCAACACCGGCTATGCCCTGCTCGGCCTGATCATCGAGGAGGAAACCAAGCACCGGCTCGACGAAGAGATGGACCGTCGGATTATTCAGAAGCTCGGGCTCAAGCACACGTCGTTCCCCATGCTGCCCAATACGACCGAGCCGCATGCGAACGGCTACATCGCCAATGCCGATCTCCTGCGCCTGTCCTTCAACCTGCGGGGAAACAAGACGGCCGAGCTGGTGGACGTGACCGCCTTCAACCCCTCCTGGGCCTGGGCCGCCGGCGCCATGGTCTCGGACGTCAACGACCTGAAGGTCTATGCCAAAGCCCTGGGGACCGGCTCGTTGGTGGGGAAGAAGATGCAGGCGGAGCAACTGAAAATGATACCCGTGGTGCCAGGGTCGGACGTGAAATACGGGTTGGGTCTCGCGGAGTACAAGGGATGGCTGGGGCACCGAGGCGAAGTGCCGGGCTACGACATCAGCATGTATTACTCGCCGGAACTCGACGCCACCTTCGTGGTATGCCTGAACCGGACCCCCAACAGCGTCCAATCCGATGCGCTGCTCTTTAGTCTGGCGAAAATCGTGTACCCGAAGAAATTTTAG
- a CDS encoding DUF4112 domain-containing protein, producing MSGDQRQESLRDGRSADAEAEAIREAADLLARLLDSAVRIPGTNLYLGLDPLIGLIPGIGDALASLIGAAILVMAVRLRVPRVTLARMCLNLLLNGVVGAVPGMGDAFSVWFQSNRRNAALLRRASVVPRTANIVDWTFVISLLTGTLVLLVGAILAVLWLVMRLWDLMRLSLTL from the coding sequence ATGTCCGGCGATCAACGGCAGGAGTCTTTGCGGGACGGACGGTCCGCCGATGCGGAGGCCGAGGCGATCCGGGAGGCGGCGGACCTTCTGGCGAGGCTGTTGGATTCAGCGGTCCGGATTCCTGGGACAAACCTCTACCTTGGTCTCGATCCGTTGATCGGGCTGATCCCCGGCATTGGGGATGCGCTGGCCAGCCTAATCGGCGCGGCGATCCTGGTGATGGCCGTGCGGTTGCGCGTGCCGAGGGTGACGCTGGCCCGCATGTGCCTGAACCTGCTGTTGAACGGGGTTGTCGGGGCGGTTCCCGGGATGGGCGATGCTTTCTCGGTCTGGTTTCAGAGCAACCGGCGCAATGCGGCACTACTCCGGCGAGCCAGCGTGGTCCCTCGTACCGCCAACATCGTGGACTGGACGTTCGTCATCAGCCTCCTGACCGGCACCCTGGTTCTGCTGGTCGGTGCGATCCTGGCCGTCCTCTGGCTGGTGATGCGTCTGTGGGATTTAATGCGCCTGTCCCTGACGCTCTAA
- a CDS encoding D-alanyl-D-alanine carboxypeptidase → MHPVRQQLWPWLSGALLATGLCLTPAWAAPTDPFPQAAAAYLLLVQGEPQWARHADIPLPPASLTKIMTALLAVESHKLEETATVGAAAAGETGSRIGLKPGDQLKAGDLLAATLLMSANDACHALADHVAGSEAQFISLMNRRAATLGLRHTHFTNACGHDQPGHVSTARELATLAQAAMDDPAFASLAGVVRTTIATTDGARRFQLDNKNELIGRYPGAVGVKSGFTAKAGKCIAAAVNRDGRRVLLVLLNAPDRWWTAVSMLDHAFGSTQVSRAGTPAP, encoded by the coding sequence ATGCATCCGGTAAGACAACAGCTCTGGCCCTGGCTGAGCGGAGCCCTGCTCGCGACGGGGCTTTGCCTGACGCCGGCATGGGCGGCCCCGACCGATCCCTTTCCGCAAGCGGCAGCCGCATACCTGCTCCTCGTCCAGGGAGAGCCACAGTGGGCAAGACATGCGGACATCCCCCTGCCGCCGGCCAGCCTGACCAAGATCATGACTGCGTTGCTCGCCGTGGAGAGCCATAAGCTCGAGGAGACGGCGACCGTCGGCGCCGCGGCGGCAGGGGAAACCGGCTCTCGCATCGGCCTCAAGCCCGGCGATCAGTTGAAGGCCGGCGACCTGCTGGCCGCCACGCTCCTGATGTCGGCCAACGACGCCTGCCACGCCCTGGCCGACCACGTCGCCGGCAGCGAGGCACAGTTCATCAGCCTGATGAACCGGCGCGCGGCAACGCTGGGATTGCGGCATACGCATTTCACTAACGCCTGTGGGCACGACCAGCCGGGACACGTCTCAACGGCCCGCGAGCTGGCAACGCTGGCGCAAGCGGCGATGGACGATCCGGCCTTCGCTTCCCTGGCCGGCGTCGTGCGCACGACGATCGCGACGACGGACGGAGCGCGCCGGTTCCAGCTGGACAACAAGAACGAATTGATCGGCCGCTATCCCGGCGCCGTCGGCGTCAAGAGCGGATTCACTGCCAAGGCGGGAAAATGCATCGCGGCGGCGGTGAACCGGGACGGCCGCCGCGTGCTGCTCGTCCTGCTCAACGCGCCGGACCGTTGGTGGACCGCCGTGTCCATGTTGGACCATGCCTTCGGTTCCACCCAGGTCTCCCGGGCCGGAACCCCCGCGCCATGA